GCAGGTCACCGCCGTATGCGCGCTCGCACCATGGATCGAGCCCGGCGACCCCGTGGACCAGCTCGCCGGGCGCACCGTGCTGATCGCCCACGGCGACCGGGACCGGATCACCGACCCGCACGCCTCCCGCCGCTACGCCGACGCGGCCGCGCGGGCGGGCGCGCACGTGACCTATCACGAGGTAACCGGCGACGGGCATGGCATGCTGCGCCGCGCCCGCCACTGGCACGACCTCGTCCGTGCCTTCGTCACCGCCCAGCTGCCCGCGGCCACCCCGCCCCGGACAGCATGACGAGGGCCGGGCGAGTGCCCGGCCCTCGTGCGGAGAGACTGTCTCAGTCGACGTTCGACCGGGACGCGATCGGCGCGACCAGCGCGACGCCGAGCGCCGCGAACCCGATCTGGAAGAGCAGCTCCAGCCAGTCCACGCCACCCGTGTTGGCCACGTTGAACGCGCCCGCCACGAACGTGCCCAGCAGGGCCGCCACGACGCCGATGAGCATGGTCAGCCACAGGGCGATGGACTGCCGGCCCGGCAGGACCAGCCGACCGAGCACACCGATGACCAGACCGATGATGATGGCGGTGAAGATACCGGTGATTTCCACGGTGTCCCTTCCTTTCATGTCGTTGGCATTGGACTGCCCGCCCGCCCGGACTCTTAAACACCCGCAGAGTCCTTTTAAGAACAACGCGGTCGGCGTGTTAGGCGCTCTATTCCACTGGGCCGAGAGGGCACACGAATGGGGCCCCGGCGCGAACGCCGGGGCCCCATTACTCAGTTGTCACCGGGGCGGCATGCGGTCGGCGTAGTACGTGCCGACCTGGTCCCGGTACAGGAGGTCGTCGCGACGGTCCGGGTCGTACTCCGGAGCATCCTTGATCTCGGCCTTGGTGCGGTTGACGTACACCTTCTCCTCGAGGAAGTCGATGTTGTTCACCACACCCGCGGGAAGCATCCGCTTGCTGCCGAAGATCCACGGACCGGTGTCGACGACGATGCAGCTCGAACCGGTGGTGCCGGTCGTCTCATCGATCTTGCCGATACCGCCGTCGGTCGCCTCGACGTGGAAGCCGACGATCGAACGGTCTCCGCCGTCCTCCGTCGTCTTGTAGTCGAGGTCCTCCTTGTAGCTCCACGGGTCCCAGGGGATCGGGTTCATCGCGGTCATGATTCCTCCTCCTTTCGGACTGGTTGCTGACGACAACCGCCTACCCGCTCCCATCCACCGCTAACCTCCGCCCGCCGATTGATCGTCCGACTTGCCTGGCACTTGGGCGGATCACCGTCCAAGATTCGCCCAGGTGCCAGGCAAGTCGAGCGATCACGTGGCCACTCCGCCCGGAATGCATGGATCGGCGGGGGTATGGGTACGAGTGCGGGCATGGCGCGAACGGAGCGGGTGATGGAGGCCTCCCCGGAGCGGGTCTTCGCCGTGCTGGCCGACGGCTGGAGCTACGCGGATTGGGTGGTCGGCACCGCGCACATCAGGGACGTCGACTCCAGCTGGCCCGCCATGGGCAGCCGGCTGCACCACAAGGTCGGCCCGTGGCCGCTGTCCACGGCCGACGTCACGCACGTGGTCAGCTGCGATCCGCCGCACCGGCTGGTGATGCGGGCCAGGATGTGGCCGCTGGGCGAGGCCGTCGTCGCCTTCACCCTGGTCCGCGTGGACGCCGGGCGCACCCGGGTCATCCTGGTCGAGGACTTCGTCCGCGGCCCCATGCGCTGGATGCGCACGAAGGTCAACGACCTGGCGCTGCACGGCCGCAACATCGAGGTGCTCAGCCGCCTGGCCGACTTCGCGGAGAACCGGGAGAGCACCTACGACGCCCGCGCGCTGGCCGAGGTGCGGCTGGAACGCGTGGCACGGCACTGACCGTTTTGCCCCGTTCCCGCACCCGATCGCCCCACTCCCGCAGCCACGCGGCGCGCCGCGACCGCGGCGACCTCGCCGGGGAGCATCATCGGACGGTGACCCTTCCCCTGCACACGGCGGCCCCGCTGGACTACTACCTGCTGCTGCGCCCGGCCGACGACCGGGTCGAGGGCGTCGTCATCGAGGAGTTCTCGGTGCGCGACGACGGCACCGTCAGCGGCCTCGACACCTCCGCGTGGACCGTCGACACCGGTGGCTGGTGGAGTTCCGCCGAGTTCGGCGCCGCCATGCGTGCCGATCCCGCCGTACGCGGCAGGCTGCGCCCCGTGCACCGCGACGCCGCCGAGACGGCATACCGGCTGCTCAGCGGCGGGGCGCTCGACGAGGAGGCGGTGCTGCGGCTCAACTTCCTGGACCACCGGCGGCTGCCGAACGCGGCACCCCTGTCCCTCAACGACGGGCCGGAACCGGGCAGCCGCGTCTACCGGATCCTGTTCGCCGGTGACTTCTCCGCCGCCGCGCTCGACGAGCTGCGCGCCGCCTGGCAGCTGGTGCCGGTCGACCCGGCACTGGACCCGCTGGGGCGGGTCGTCGGGCGCACCCAGGGCACGGCCGGGGCGCACGACGTGGCCTGGGAGCTGCGGCGCATCGGCGCGGGCCTGGGCTGGGCCGTCGACGTCACCGTCCGGTTGCGCGAAGGCGATCACGAGACGGTGCCCGCCGCGCTGTACGAGCTGCGTCAAGAGGCCCGGGCCTGCGGCCTGCTCCCGGTCACCGTGGAACGCTTCGCCTGACCCGCCCGGCCCGGCCGCCGGGCCGCCGGGCCGCCGGGCCATGATCGTGGTCTCGTGTCAGAACCTGTGGTCGCACCGCCCTTTCTGACACGAGACAGTGATCATGGCGACCGGCCCCAGGCGGACAGGGCGGCGAAGTCGTCGTCGCGCAACCCGAGGCGCGGGTCGACCCGGTAGGGCAGCGCGCGCCCGGGGTGGTGCGCCCCGATCCACCGCGCGTCGATGCCGGTCAGCTCGTCGTCGACCCAGGCGAAGTCGCGGCCGTCCGCCCACGCGACGAGCGCCCGGGTCTTGAAGTGCAGGCCGTCGCGGCCGTCCGGACGCGGCTGCGGCCAGTGCACCACCGGCAGCTCGGGCAGCCCCAGCACCGGAGAGATCCATTCGTTGGCCTCGCCGGTCCAGGTCGTCGCCCACACCAGGTCGTACGGCAGGGCGAGCAGCCGTGGCCCGTGGTCGGGCCGCAGCCATACCCGCAGCGGTTTGATCCGGCGGCCCATGAGGTCGTAGCCCTGCAGCGAGGCCAAGGCCATGCGATGGGTGAGGTAGCCCTCGGGCCGCCGGCAGGGCTTGGCGGCGTACGGGTTGAGCGGTCCGTCGACGTCCAGGAAGAGCAGCGGGCGCGCCATCCGCGAACTGTAGGCCGACGGTGCCGCGCACGTCCGCCGGTTTTCGCCATGCAGGACGCAGAATGAGCCATGGCATACGGGGTGATTTCTGATGAAACGTCCCACGAGCGGCTGTCTGTGCGCGTCGCCGGCATCGTGCAGGGCGTCGGCTTCCGGCCGTTCGTGTACACACTCGCGCAGCGGCTGCACCTGCACGGGCACGTCGGCAACGACACCGAGGGCGTCTTCATCGAGGCCGAGGGCCCGCGCCCGGCGCTGGACGCGTTCCTGTCCGCCCTGGACCTGGAACGCCCACCGCTCGCGGTGATCGATTCGCTGACCGCGCTGCCGCTGCCGGTCACCGGGCAGCCCGGCTTCGTCATCGTCGCCAGCGACGCGTCCGGCCCGCCCGCCGCGCAGGTCAGCCCCGACGCCGCGACCTGCGAGGCATGCCTGGCCGAGACGACCGGCGGGGGCGGCCGGCGGCAGGGGTACGCGTTCACCAACTGCACGCACTGCGGCCCGCGCTTCACCATCGTGCGCGACGTGCCCTACGACCGGCCGAACACCACCATGGCCGCCTTCACCATGTGCGAGGACTGCGCCAAGGAGTACGCCGACCCCACCGATCGCCGGTTCCACGCGCAGCCGGTGTGCTGCCCCGCGTGCGGCCCACGGCTGCGCCTGGTCGGCATGGACGGCCGGGCGCTGCTCGGCGACCACACCGACCCGATCGCGGCGACCGCGCGGCTGCTGCGCAGCGGGGCGATCGTCGCGGTGAAGGGGCTGGGCGGCTACCACCTGGCGGTCGACGCGACCCATCCGGAGGCGGCGGCCCGGCTGCGGGCGGGCAAGCACCGCGAGGACAAGCCGTTCGCGCTGATGGTGGCCGACGTCGCCGAAGCGGCCGGGATCGCCGAGGTCGAACCGGCCGCCGCGCGGCTGCTGCGGCACCCGGCCCGGCCGATCGTGCTGCTGCCGCGGCGCGAGCGGCACCCCGCGTTCCGGATCGCCGGCGCGGTCGCGCCGGGCTGCCGCGAGCTGGGCGTGCTGCTGCCCTACACACCGCTGCACCACCTGCTGCTCGGCACGGTCGGGCGGCCCCTGGTGATGACGAGCGGCAACCTGTCGGACGAGCCGATCGCCTACCGCGACGACGACGCGCTGGCCCGGCTGGCGGGCCTCGCCGACGTGGCGCTGACCCACGACCGGCCCATCCACATGCGCACCGACGACTCGGTGGCCCGGGTGGTGCGCGGCGCGCCCATGCTGCTGCGCCGCTCGCGCGGGTACGTGCCGCGCCCGCTGCGGCTGCCGTGGGCGCTGCGGCGGCCGGTGCTGGGCTGCGGCGCGGCGCTGAAGAACACGTTCTGCCTGGCGCGCGGGCAGTACGCGACGCTGTCGCACCACATCGGCGACCTGGAGAACGCGCGTACCCACGGCTCCTACGCCGACGGGATCGCGCACCTGGAACGGCTGCTCGGCATCACGCCCGAGCTGGTCGCGCACGACCTGCACCCCGACTACCTGTCCACGGCGTACGCGCTGGAGCGGGAGGGGGTCCAGACGGTCGGGGTGCAGCACCACCACGCCCACATCGCGTCCTGCCTGGCCGAGCACGGGGTGCAGCAGGCGGTGATCGGGGTCGCGTTCGACGGGCTCGGCTACGGCGACGACGGCACGCTGTGGGGCGGCGAGATCCTGGTCGCGGACCTGGCGGCGTACGCCCGGGTGGGCCACCTGGAGGCGGTGCCGATGCCCGGCGGGGCGGCGGCGGTGCGCGAGCCGTGGCGCATGGCGCTGTCGTACCTGGACCGGCTGGGCGGTGACCTGCCGGTGCTGCCGCTGGTGGCCCGGCAGGCGCAGCGGTGGCGGCCGGTCCGCGAGGCGGCACGGCGCGGCGTGAACGCCCCGCTGACCTCCAGCGCGGGCCGGCTGTTCGACGCGGTCGCGGCGCTGCTCGACCTGCGCGACGAGGTCACCTACGAGGGCCAGGCCGCGGTGGACCTGGAGCAGATCGCCGAGCGCGGCGACGTCACCGGGTACGCCGCCCGGGTCGGCGAGGACCCGGTGCTGACGCTGCACGGCGTGGACCTGGTCCGGTCGGTGGTGGCCGACCGGCTCGACGGCGTGCCGGTGCCGCTGGTCGCGGCCCGGTTCCACGCCGGGCTCGCCGATCTCGTGGCCGGCGCGTGCGCGCTGGTGCGCGAGCGGCACGGCCTGGACACGGTCGCCCTGTCCGGCGGCGTCTTCCAGAACACGCTGCTGCTGAACCGTACCGTCGACCGCCTGCTCGCCACCGGTTTCCGGGTCCTGACCCACAGCCAGGTCCCCCCGAACGACGGCGGCATCAGCCTCGGCCAGGTCACCGTCGCCGCCGCCCGCGACCGCTGAGAGTCAGGAAGGGCACCTTCTACACCGACGTCCGTTAAGAAGGTGCCCTTCCTTCCTTATTTGTCGATGAGGCGCTGGACGCCGTCGAGGATGACGTCGAGGCCGAAGGCGAAGGCGTGGGCCGGGTCGCTGGAGGCCTGGTAGACCTCGCTGGAGGCCTGGCCGACGCGGGACGCGACGGGGTAGTCGCCGTGCGCGACGCGTTCCAGCACGGGGGCGGTGGCCCGCCACCACTCCTGCTCGGTCATGCCCGACTCGCGCTGCGCCTTGGCCAGCCCGGCGTGGGTGCGGGCGACGCCCTCGACGTGGGTCAGCACCAGGGTCAGCACCGAGTCCTGCTGCAGGTCGGTCAGGCCGATGCCCTCCAGCACCCGCAGCTCGGCCTCGTACTTGAGGAACGCGTGCGGGCCCAGCGTCGGCCGGCCGCCGGTCACGTCCAGCAGCCACGGGTGCCGCAGGGTCAGGTCCCAGTTGCGGTCGGCGATGTAGCGGAGCCCGTCGCGCCAGCCGCCCTTGCTCGCCGGGTCGTCGACACCCGTGTACAGCTCGCCGATTACGGTGTCGATCATCAGGTCGGTGAGCTCGGTCTTGCCCGGGACATGGGTGTACAGCGACATGGTGCCCGCGCCGAGCCGCTCGGCGACGCGGCGCATGGTGGCCGCGTCGATCCCCTCGGCGTCGGCCAGCTCGATCGCGGCCGTGACGATCGCCCGCACGGTGAGCCCGGACCGGCCGGGCCGCTGGTGCGAGCCCCACAGGAGGGCGAGGCTGCGGCCGGGGTCGCTCTTGGCGGTCATGGGACAGTCACCTCGTCGTATCGGCGGTGTACCCCGCACGGTACAGACCCGCACGGCCCACCCATGATCCCGCCAGGCCCGGCGCGCCGCGGCCCGGACCTGCCAAGCGTTAGGAAGGGCACCTTCTACATCGGAAAGCGATAAGAAGGTGCCCTTCCTTTACTCGGCGGGGGTGGGGGTGACCGAGGTGGCGGGCAGGGCCATGGTGATGCGGCTGTGGCCCTGGTGGGCGGCCGCGGCCGCTTCGTGGTACGCGTCGAGCTGGGCGAGGAACTCCTCGGAGCGGTAGAGGGAGCCGTCCACGGCGGGGCCGGGGCGGCCTTCGAGGACCGCGACGACGTCGTCGCCGGTGAGGGTCTTGTGCGTCTCGAGGGCGTGGGCCAGGGCGAGCACGTCGCGGCGGTGCTGGACGAGCATCTGGCCGGTCCGTTCGAGCAGCTCGCTGAGCATGTCCTCGATGCGGTCGGCCAGCGCCCGGCGGATGTCGGCCTCGGTGTCCTGGCCCTTCTTGCGCCGGCCGCCCTGGCCGCCGCCGGGGGCGCCGACCTCCAGGCGCTTGGCGGTGGAGTACGACGACACGGTGCCGCCCATGCCCCAGTAGCCCTCCATGAACGAGGCGACCGTGGTGGCCGACTCCAGGTCCCCGGAGACGCCCGAGGAGCTGTCGCCGCCGAAGAACAGCCGCTCCCCGGCCAGCGACGCGAGCGATACGCAGATGTCGGACTCGTACTCGGTGCGCCACCGGGTGAACTGGTCCTCGGGCGGGATGCTGGCCACCATGCCCAGGTAGTCGCTGCCCTTCTCGATGGTGGCGATGTCGATCTCCATGTGGTGCCGGGTGCGGTACGCGATCACCGCGTGGCATGCCTCGTGCACCGCCACGGCGTGCCGCTCCCGCTCGATGTACTCGACGTCCTCCGGCGGCCCCAGCTCCTTGAGCTGCTTGGCCCGCATCACGTCGCGCCAGGCGATGACCTCGCGGCCGTCCCGGATCGCGGTGATCAGCGCCTCGTTGATCAGATCCTTGATGGTCGCGCCGGTCGCGTACGGCGTGATCGTGGCGAGCTTGTCGATCTGCGCCGAGGTCAGCTCGTGGCGCACCTTGCCGAGATAGCCCTCGTAGGTGCGCACCCGCCCGGCCTTGCTCGGGTAGCCGACCTTGTAGATGCGGTCGATGCGGCCCGGCCGCAGCAGCGCCTCGTCCAGCGCCTCCGGCAGGTTCGTCGCCATCATCACCAGGATCCGGTAGCGCGGCGGCGGCTTGGGGCGCATGCCGAGCACCCGGCGCACGTACCGGTTGACGAAGCCGCGCGGCTTCTTCAGCCCGGACAGCTCGGTGAGCAGCGCCTGCAGCGTGCCCATGCCCGCGCCGCCGCCCATGCCCGCGCCCATCACGAACCGGCTGCGCCGCCCGGTCTGCTCCGGCTCGGCCTCGGCGCGCAGGTCGGCGGCGGCGTGCCGGGACAGCCGCCACTGCGTCTCCGGTGACAGGTAGCCGAAGCCGTGGCAGCCCTCGGCCGCCGGGCCGAACGCCGGCCGCATGCCGCGCGGGAAGCCCGGACCGCCCTGCGCCAGCATGCCGCGGCTGCCCAGCGAGTCCGCCTCGTCGAAGAAGACGATGACCCCGCCGTAGCGCAGCGCCAGCTTGCGCAGCTTGCGGAACAGCGACTTGACCTTCAGGATGCCGACGCCCATGAACATGTTGGTGAACGCGCCCGGATCGACGAACACGTACGGCTTGCCGGTCTCCCCCGCGACCGCCTCGGCCATCAGCGTCTTGCCGGTGCCCGGCGGGCCCCACAGCAGCAGGCCGGACGGCACGTAGCCGCCCTTGGCCTCGATCTCCTCGGGCCGCTCCAGGAACACGATGTTCTCCCGGACCCGCGCCAGCACGTGGTCCTGGCCCCAGACGTCGGCGAACCGGGTCTTGATGTCGTCGGGGTAGTACACGTCCACGCCGCCCCGCGACAGGAACCAGAAGATCGCTACGAACTGCAGCACGACCACGGCCAGGATGAAGATCAGCTGCAGCGCGTACGGCAGCAGCGCCCACAGGATCGCCGGGGCCTGGAACAGCGCCAGCACCGGCGAGGTGTCCAGCACCGCCCCCGCCACCAGCGCGAACACCCCGATCCAGAACAGCCACTTCAGCATCCGGGCCAGCCGGAACCGGCTCCAGTCCGACAGCCGCCGATGCGTGACCCGCTCGAAGCCGCCGAACACCCGGTGCGTCCAGAACCGGTGGTACGCCGACCAGTGCTCGCTCACCAGGAAATGCAGCTGGCGCAGCAGCTCGACGCCGGCCAGGATCAGCAGCCAGCGCGCCTCGGTCAGCTGGATCAGCGCCGCCTCCGAGAACGGCATGCCGCCCGGGAAGTCGGCGATCGTCGCCCACACCAGCACCAGCCACGCGATCGCGAACAGGAACAGGAACTTGACCCGGTCCCAGAACGGCAGGCGCTTGCGCGTCGGCCGCTCCTGCTGGCGGAACGGCTCGCCGGGCGGGCGCAGGCCCTCGACCGGCTCGGTCGGCTCGTTCATCGTGGGCTCCTCACCGTGAAGGACTGCACGACCGCGTCCAGGTCCCCCGCCCGCAGGCGGAAGCACGTGGCCGAACAGCGCAGGATGAACTGGTAGAGCCGCCCGCCCGCGTCGTCGACGTAGACGGTCTGGACGAACGTCTGCAGCGCGCCGCCGCCGGGGCTGTAGTTGAAGACGGTGCGTGCCCCGCGCGCCCCGTTCTCGGCCGCGAGCACCTCGTCCGAGATCAGCTCGAAGCCCTGGAAGATCGGGTTCTGGGCGTTGTCCTCGCGCGCCTGAGGGGTGATCGGGAACAGCAGGTCCCGCGCGCCGTTCAGGGACACCGCGTTGACCTCGGCCTCGCTGAGGCGCCGCACCATGACGTACACGAACGGCTCGTCACCCAGGCCGAGGAACAGGTGCAGCGGCTGGGCGGAGTCGGCGCCGTCGTAGGCGACCGACCAGATGCGCTCGCGCCGCGCCGCCGCGGCCGCCGACTCCGGGTCCTCACCGGACAGCAGCCCGTCCATCTCCTCGTGGGTGAGCCGCTGCCAGCCGTTGGGGACCTTGAAGTACACGCCGTCGTCGGCGTTCTTCACGTACTCGAACTCGGGGGCTCCGCACCCGCCGGACACGGCCGTCACGGCCGTGAGGAGGAGGGCGGCCAGTGTCGACCTGCCCCGCGTGCCCGCTGCCTGCCGCCTGCTCTTCATGACTGACCCCCACACCGCCGGGGTGCCACCGCCCGCCCGCACGAAGCGGTGACGTTGTAAGGAGTATGGGCGACGATCGATCAGCGCTCGGATTGGCTGCACAGCCGGTCTTCTAGTCCGCTCAACCGATAGCGAAATCGACAGATGTAGCTGATTATCTTCATGGTCGCCCCGGCCCCTTACGGCCCGCAACGCTGACCTCGGCGCGCCACCGGCGATGATCGCCACCTCGTGTCGAAATGTGCGGCCAGCCCACACCTTCTGACACGAAACGCCGATCTTCCCGCGCGGCAGCCGGAGCCCAGCGACAGCGTGTCAAGTCAAGATCGCGGTCTCGTGTCGAAACATGGGGTCTAAGCACAGGTTCCGACACGAGACCGCGATCTCCACGCGCAGGGCCGCCATCGAGCCGGAGCGTCGCGGCCCATGATCGCCGTTTCGTGTCGAAAGGTTGCGTCTAACCACACATCTCGACACGAAACGGCGATCTTGCCCACCGCCGCGCCGCCACCACCGATGCGGTGCCACCGCGCCGCCACCGCCGTGCCGCCACCGCCGTGCCGCCACCGCCGCGCCGCCACGATGCCGCGCCGCTGCGCTGCCGCCACCGCCGTGCCGCCACCGCGCCTGTGAGCTGCCACTACCTCGCCCGCCGCCAGCGGTTCTTGCGGGTAGCCGCATCCGCGCGGCGGGTCAGCCCAGGTTGGGGCGGAGCCAGCGCTCCACGTCCGCAAGGTCCGCGCCGCGCCGGGCCGCGTAGTCCGCCAGCTGGTCCCGCCCGATCCGCCCGACCGTGAAGTAGCGCGACGCCGGGTTCGCCAGCATCAGCCCGCTCACGCTCGCCGCCGGCGTCATCGCGAACGACTCGGTCAGCGCCAGGCCCACCCGCTCGGCCCCGAGCAGGTCGAACAGCTCGCGCTTGAGCGTGTGGTCCGGCGTGGCCGGGTAGCCGAACGCGGGCCGGATGCCCCGGAACCGCTCGGCGTGCAGATCCTCGATCGCCGGTTCCGCACCGGGCTCGTACCACTCCCGCCGCGCCTTCAGGTGCAGGTGCTCGGCGAACGCCTCCGCGAGCCGGTCCGCCAGCGCCTTCACCATGATCGCGCGGTAGTCGTCGTGCTCGGCCTCGTACGCGGCCGCCAGCTCGTCCGCCCCATGGATCGCGACGCCGAACCCGCCCAGGTGATCCCCGGCCGGGGCCAGGTAGTCCGACAGGCACCGGTTGGGCCGCCCGGCGGGCTTGGCCGTCTGCTGCCGCAGCATCGGCAGCCGGAGCCCCGACTCCAGCAGGATGTCGTCACCCTCGGCGTGGGCGGGCCAGAACCCGTACACACCCCGCGCGGTCAGCGACCCGTTCGCGATGATCTCGTCGAGCATGGTGTTGGCGTCGGCGAACAGCTCCCGCGCCTGCGGCAGCTCCAGGATCGCCGGGTACTTCCCCTTCAGCTCCCAGGCCAGGAACAGGAACGTCCAGTCGATCATCGCGCGCAGCTCGGCCAGCTCCGGCGCGACCTCGCGCACCCCGGTGAACGCGGGCACCGGCAGCTCGGCGAAGTCGACCCGCTCCGCGTTGGCGCGCGCCTCGGCCAGGGTGAGCAGCGGTTGCCGGGTCTTGTTCGCGTGCTCCTCGCGCAGCCGCGCCTGCTCGGCCCGGTTGGCCGCGGACAGCTTCTCCGCGCGGTCCGGGTCGAGCAGGTCGGACACCACGCCGACGACGCGGGAGGCGTCGAGCACGTGCACGGTGTCGGCCTCGTACGCCGGCGCGATGCGCACCGCCGTGTGCTGGCGCGAGGTGGTGGCCCCGCCGATGAGCAGCGGCAGCTTGATGCCGCGGCGCTGCATCTCCTGCGCGACCGACACCATCTCGTCCAGCGACGGCGTGATCAGCCCGGACAGGCCGATCACGTCGGCGCCCTCGGCCAGCGCGGTGTCCAGGATCTTCGCGGCGGGCACCATCACCCCGAGGTCGATCACCTCGTAGTTGTTGCAGCCCAGCACGACCCCGACGATGTTCTTGCCGATGTCGTGCACGTCGCCCTTGACCGTGGCCAGCACGACCTTGCCCTGGCCCCGCTCGGCGGCCAGGCGTCCCTCCCGGCGCGCCTGCTCCTTCTCCGCCTCCATGTACGGCTCCAGATAGGCCACCGCGCGCTTCATCACCCGGGCGCTCTTGACCACCTGCGGCAGGAACATCTTGCCCGCGCCGAACAGGTCGCCGACGACCTTCATGCCGTCCATCAGCGGGCCCTCGATCACGTCGAGCGGCCGGGCGGCCTCCTGCCGGGCCAGCTCGGTGTCCTCCTCGATGAAGTCCACGATGCCGTGCACCAGCGCGTGCGACAGCCGCTGCGCCACCGGCGCGTCCCGCCAGGACAGGTCGGCGACGCGCTTGGCGGTCTCGCCGCTGACCGTGGCGGCGTACGCGACGAGCCGGTCGGTGGCGTCGGGGCGCCGGTCGAACAGCACGTCCTCGACCAGCTCGCGCAGCTGCTCGGGGATGTCCTCGTAGACGGCGAGCTGGCCCGCGTTGACGATGCCCATGTCGAGCCCGGCGCGCACCGCGTGCAGCAGGAACGCCGAGTGCATCGCCTCGCGCACCACGTCGTTGCCGCGGAACGAGAACGACAGGTTGGAGATGCCGCCGCTGGTCCGCGCGCCGGGGCAGCGCTGCTTGATCAGCGGCAGCGCGTCGATGAACGCCTTGGCGTAGCCGTTGTGCTCGGCGATGCCGGTGGCCACGGCGAGCACGTTCGGGTCGAAGACGATGTCCTCCGGCGCGAAGCCCGCCTGCTGGGTGAGCAGGTCGTACGCCCGCGCGCAGATCTCCACCTTGCGCTCGACGGTGTCGGCCTGGCCCTGCTCGTCGAAGGCCATCACCACCACGCCCGCGCCGTAGCCGCGAATGCGCCGGGCCTGGTCGAGGAACGGCTCCTCGCCCTCCTTGAGGCTGATCGAGTTGACCACGCCCTTGCCCTGCACGCACTTGAGGCCGGCTTCGAGCACGCTCCACTTCGAGCTGTCCACCATGATCGGGATCCGGGCCACCTCGGGCTCGGTCGCGATCAGGTTGAGGAACGTGGTCATCGCCCGCTCGCTGTCGAGCAGGTCGGCGTCCATGTTCACGTCGAGCAGGTTCGCGC
The Catellatospora sp. IY07-71 DNA segment above includes these coding regions:
- the metH gene encoding methionine synthase; translated protein: MNQPVSPAARQHALRDLLDSRIAVLDGAWGTLLQQARLTPDDYRGDRFGDHSHDVTGDPDVLNLTRPDLVLDVHRRYFAAGADITSTNTFTATSIGQADYGLEAHVREMNVRAAQLARQAADEAGGRFVAGSVGPLNVTLSLSPKVDDPAFRAVSFDQVREAYAEQISALAEGGVDLLLIETIFDTLNAKAAIAAAREVAPDLPLWISVTIVDLSGRTLSGQTVEAFWRSIERAEPLIVGVNCALGATELRPHVAELSRLAGVYVASHPNAGLPNAFGGYDQTPAETGELMGEFARSGLVNIAGGCCGTTPEHIAQVAAAVRGLPPRPVPRIEAATRFSGLESFAIGPDTGFVMIGERTNVTGSAKFRRLIEAGDHSGAVEVALDQVRGGANLLDVNMDADLLDSERAMTTFLNLIATEPEVARIPIMVDSSKWSVLEAGLKCVQGKGVVNSISLKEGEEPFLDQARRIRGYGAGVVVMAFDEQGQADTVERKVEICARAYDLLTQQAGFAPEDIVFDPNVLAVATGIAEHNGYAKAFIDALPLIKQRCPGARTSGGISNLSFSFRGNDVVREAMHSAFLLHAVRAGLDMGIVNAGQLAVYEDIPEQLRELVEDVLFDRRPDATDRLVAYAATVSGETAKRVADLSWRDAPVAQRLSHALVHGIVDFIEEDTELARQEAARPLDVIEGPLMDGMKVVGDLFGAGKMFLPQVVKSARVMKRAVAYLEPYMEAEKEQARREGRLAAERGQGKVVLATVKGDVHDIGKNIVGVVLGCNNYEVIDLGVMVPAAKILDTALAEGADVIGLSGLITPSLDEMVSVAQEMQRRGIKLPLLIGGATTSRQHTAVRIAPAYEADTVHVLDASRVVGVVSDLLDPDRAEKLSAANRAEQARLREEHANKTRQPLLTLAEARANAERVDFAELPVPAFTGVREVAPELAELRAMIDWTFLFLAWELKGKYPAILELPQARELFADANTMLDEIIANGSLTARGVYGFWPAHAEGDDILLESGLRLPMLRQQTAKPAGRPNRCLSDYLAPAGDHLGGFGVAIHGADELAAAYEAEHDDYRAIMVKALADRLAEAFAEHLHLKARREWYEPGAEPAIEDLHAERFRGIRPAFGYPATPDHTLKRELFDLLGAERVGLALTESFAMTPAASVSGLMLANPASRYFTVGRIGRDQLADYAARRGADLADVERWLRPNLG